From the Leptotrichia sp. oral taxon 221 genome, one window contains:
- a CDS encoding DUF2262 domain-containing protein translates to MKNKILKEINVEEIMESLKKDSKKNSYLKVLWNGKNIEVDLNFEDFEKEIDEIREKLENLKILVENSKEWDKKIKDAAGEYILEDAQYWWEPSADYEDEDMPGLIEDLAEIVGKEEAEKMVNDEELSLEAFKKLIYVNSITLNEDGNFNVSLFDIDELIFSGHIMFVYGNINGEFSGGDFAG, encoded by the coding sequence TTGAAAAATAAAATTTTAAAAGAGATAAATGTTGAGGAAATAATGGAAAGTCTTAAAAAGGATTCTAAAAAGAACAGTTATTTAAAAGTTTTGTGGAATGGTAAAAATATTGAAGTAGATTTGAATTTTGAGGATTTTGAAAAAGAAATTGATGAAATTAGGGAAAAGTTGGAGAATTTGAAAATATTGGTTGAAAATTCTAAAGAATGGGATAAAAAGATAAAAGATGCGGCAGGAGAATATATTCTTGAAGATGCTCAGTATTGGTGGGAGCCGTCGGCAGATTATGAAGATGAAGATATGCCTGGTTTAATTGAAGATTTAGCTGAAATAGTTGGAAAAGAAGAAGCTGAAAAAATGGTAAATGATGAAGAATTGTCGCTAGAAGCATTTAAAAAATTGATTTATGTAAATTCTATAACATTAAATGAAGATGGCAATTTCAATGTTTCGTTGTTTGATATAGATGAATTAATATTTAGCGGACATATAATGTTTGTATACGGAAATATAAATGGAGAATTTTCAGGTGGAGATTTTGCAGGATAA
- a CDS encoding S9 family peptidase, with the protein MKKILLLLLILATFVVSCGNGGKNSNANTEVQKSEKNSKEIDDSFGVEIYGETLEEAHKNFKTTLIEGQSEFEPDGKLAAPPKNSGVELVKYPTKIGEMEGYITPKNDGKKYPVIMYLNGGFGGTMEIWGKEAPKDNYQRADAFKRDEFVLFVPSARAENNNPGKFEMFYGEIEDLEEARKYVASLPYVDPNRIYLVGHSTGGTKAVLLSEYSKGFRAVFAMGAATELMSLEKYDYAGMNPPFDRTNPREIAVRSSLRYMRSITSPTFHFEGKDDSQPVYRVMQKVADKYQLPFKSYEITGGNHFNIIYPLTTMIAQKILADTGAKTNIQFSDGDLDVISKGIVK; encoded by the coding sequence ATGAAAAAAATATTACTTTTATTGCTAATTTTAGCAACTTTTGTAGTATCTTGCGGGAACGGAGGTAAAAATTCAAACGCAAATACAGAAGTTCAAAAGAGTGAAAAAAATAGTAAAGAAATTGATGACAGTTTTGGAGTTGAAATATATGGAGAAACTTTGGAAGAAGCACATAAAAATTTTAAGACAACTTTGATTGAGGGCCAGTCGGAATTTGAACCAGACGGTAAATTGGCTGCACCGCCTAAAAATAGTGGAGTGGAATTAGTAAAATATCCAACAAAAATTGGGGAAATGGAAGGATATATCACTCCAAAAAATGATGGTAAAAAGTATCCAGTAATAATGTATTTAAATGGTGGATTTGGTGGAACAATGGAAATCTGGGGAAAAGAGGCTCCAAAAGATAATTATCAAAGAGCAGATGCATTTAAAAGAGATGAATTTGTTCTATTTGTCCCAAGTGCACGTGCTGAAAATAACAATCCTGGTAAATTTGAGATGTTTTATGGAGAAATTGAAGATTTAGAAGAAGCTAGGAAGTATGTCGCTTCACTGCCTTATGTTGATCCAAATAGAATTTATCTTGTTGGGCATAGTACAGGTGGGACAAAAGCAGTCTTATTAAGTGAATATTCAAAAGGATTTAGAGCAGTTTTTGCAATGGGAGCGGCAACAGAACTTATGTCATTAGAAAAATATGATTACGCTGGAATGAATCCTCCATTTGATAGAACAAACCCTAGAGAAATAGCGGTTCGCTCATCATTAAGATATATGCGTTCAATCACAAGTCCAACATTTCATTTTGAGGGAAAAGATGATAGTCAGCCAGTTTATAGAGTTATGCAAAAAGTTGCAGATAAATATCAGCTTCCATTTAAATCATATGAAATAACTGGTGGAAACCATTTTAATATTATTTATCCGTTGACAACAATGATTGCACAAAAAATACTAGCTGATACAGGGGCGAAAACGAATATTCAGTTTAGTGATGGGGATTTGGATGTGATTTCAAAAGGGATTGTTAAATAG
- a CDS encoding OmpA family protein, with protein sequence MKKIIVFCIFTIVSISFSMLGGPCSTTEKKCVLRGFKVDGKIINENEISELKEIVNVLNEFGESGTVDFIGHTDSNGTKKYNQKLSLIRARNVARLFREFGLKDTISIGEISGKGEENPVDLNETDQGKYSNRRVEILFNNLKWKKFE encoded by the coding sequence ATGAAAAAAATTATTGTTTTTTGTATATTTACAATTGTGAGTATCTCTTTTTCAATGTTAGGAGGACCTTGTAGTACGACAGAGAAAAAATGTGTTTTAAGAGGTTTTAAAGTTGATGGAAAAATAATAAACGAGAATGAAATATCAGAACTCAAAGAAATTGTGAATGTATTAAATGAATTTGGAGAAAGTGGAACTGTAGATTTTATAGGGCACACTGATTCAAATGGGACAAAAAAATATAATCAAAAATTATCGTTGATAAGGGCTAGAAATGTTGCTAGATTATTTAGAGAATTTGGTTTAAAAGATACTATTTCAATTGGAGAAATAAGTGGTAAAGGAGAAGAAAATCCAGTTGATTTAAATGAAACAGATCAAGGGAAATATAGTAATAGAAGAGTAGAGATTTTATTTAATAATTTAAAATGGAAAAAATTTGAATAA
- a CDS encoding type II toxin-antitoxin system RelB/DinJ family antitoxin: protein MATVTARVDENVKKEAETLFKKMGLNMSTAMNLFLKKCILEQGIPFELKVPNKETLKAMQETEDILSGKIERKGYNSAEELFEDLGV from the coding sequence ATGGCTACAGTAACAGCTAGAGTTGATGAAAATGTGAAAAAGGAAGCGGAAACTTTGTTTAAGAAAATGGGGCTTAATATGAGTACAGCGATGAATTTATTTTTGAAGAAGTGTATTTTGGAGCAGGGTATTCCGTTTGAGTTGAAAGTTCCTAATAAAGAAACTTTAAAGGCAATGCAGGAAACTGAAGATATTTTGAGTGGTAAAATTGAAAGAAAAGGGTATAATAGTGCTGAAGAATTATTTGAGGATTTAGGGGTTTAA
- a CDS encoding type II toxin-antitoxin system RelB/DinJ family antitoxin, producing the protein MATVTARVDENVKKEAETLFKKMGINMSTAMNLFLKKCILEQGIPFELKVPNKETLKAMQETDDILSGKIERKGYNSAEELFEDSGFREIKD; encoded by the coding sequence ATGGCTACAGTAACAGCAAGAGTTGATGAAAATGTGAAAAAGGAAGCAGAAACTCTGTTTAAGAAAATGGGGATTAATATGAGTACAGCTATGAATTTATTTTTGAAGAAGTGTATTTTGGAGCAGGGGATTCCGTTTGAGTTGAAAGTTCCTAATAAAGAAACTTTAAAGGCAATGCAGGAAACTGATGATATTTTGAGTGGTAAAATTGAAAGAAAAGGGTATAATAGTGCTGAAGAATTATTTGAGGATTCAGGGTTTAGAGAAATTAAAGACTAG
- a CDS encoding endonuclease has protein sequence MWSKGIEYRKREKEKFSKISSKDLPFDVFVKNGELVSWRRSGWCKRAYQFYKKSCNRNFRRNKNLETSVKGNYYRKCYELQYAWI, from the coding sequence ATGTGGTCAAAAGGAATTGAGTATAGAAAGCGAGAAAAAGAAAAATTTTCTAAAATAAGTTCAAAAGATTTACCATTTGATGTGTTTGTAAAAAATGGAGAATTAGTCAGCTGGAGAAGAAGTGGCTGGTGTAAGAGAGCTTATCAGTTTTACAAAAAAAGCTGTAATCGGAATTTTAGAAGAAATAAAAATCTTGAAACTTCAGTTAAAGGGAATTATTACAGAAAGTGCTATGAGTTGCAGTATGCTTGGATTTAA